In one Mustela lutreola isolate mMusLut2 chromosome 8, mMusLut2.pri, whole genome shotgun sequence genomic region, the following are encoded:
- the LOC131839855 gene encoding polycystin family receptor for egg jelly-like: protein MRPRTLLLLLLLLGLGLALSQGFLPRPTSPGRDLAAIPDSRATATPESGPRRPDAASARRPSPAAWTRGPALGDAAALRAWRAAPGLGEPAGSARVHLRPRAAPGGGVILAGGGRLCLPRGPARPLCVLLRVRLRARLAAAPALVHLRLSARRGRLSLLWRTALPRAPGRPEWTFWLVPLRPAGPRRPRRSTSDLPAAGPRPSAGFVAQTQCPTDGPTPVVLEALTSDGPQAIQSSVSCQVSPEAPCEITMVKINRNKDGEPLVLTRKMEATLSVSIKHNCPNTTSIVPEWDVFPVRSGNIPDWSAPLKTRDTRLGKSPLHLQIRPKTLSFGSYAFRFTLNIFDAKTKILKTKGSDFIYVNITRNDLLAFIPGNPDFVIQFTDRLILQGRASSDADSENPSEGMLFSWYCTTDPKNYQGEEVIVMSNSVCSPKQTDVIWKEATGPVFTLQPKTLKGGGVYFIRMVIRKGDRRAHVDRKVHVLKGPVPIAHISCIENCDAVLGISARFSLFLNCTTGSTSQDVYKWSILSSLGDELNFDWAKHTTTGRNGAHLSIKPFALKDFPEAKFWASVHLATWSGHNVDLKHPFVINYVPETGECSINPPTGVAFVTRFVIRCHNFKDKNIPLTYKMVVSDLYGLGQISSVKENTLGAILYLGNESTSPPSFLPVGVLANRYAMKIFVQVYDSLGAFSQATLYATVHAPTDKISAKGVLDRLFNFTMGPNSSLSTLLDSQEFLPAGYLIYIAASVLNIMKPELSLEADKARLREYLVNQTFILPNSTLVEISQVVMSVTKLTQTTAGFTRLAQKLATVRIWLANRALQQSRQNDAHVRSEEVEIVSTGILTTLSNILKLTVSYEVVDEPFYVLESLADTILAGKVPGNETTAMTASSLNVYVRKTESWDVTDIFMNEKSSRNYFHPTVNVSNIPTLSENAPISTMFCEFADDPFPWMNDQESCSAEVVGFRMTGTTPDGDVVEIMPDVAEVYIARKNLSFAAFNLTVGPESETEGADESLKRTTGKFRVEVDSSVVKELLVHIVTEVTVLFTVLVYAGSEITPTALVATFLVPHDFPPMTNQSDLFDSACAVREARVVCLPASLLQVIAQRGGSPECTLVIALQAPRFVLAANDKLVRIALFSAHCLDMYGIQSDWREDTCVLGERTTWRRVHCICQRTRRVRRQLDLIKQANRHLQIHFLTANVIVLPNAVDLRLEVIKNVTHNPVTLVTVLFIMMMYIILAFWALLMDGRDRYLRLHVIILLDNDPYDKVCYLVTIFTGSRCGAGTRANVFMQLMGTDGASDVHCLSHPYFTTLYRGSINTFLLTTKRDLGDIHSIRVWHNNEGKSPSWYLSRVKVENLFSRHIWLFLCREWLCIDTSLDRTFRVTDPDQPINRKDYFLIESAYRMGRDHTWFSIFSNNSSKTFSSLQRLSCCLAMLMASLLCNIMFFNLDRGENLDSGDGSYIRSMMIGLESVLITLPLQILIIFLFTYSQREPRVTLEKVSFQKASPMELENLYWEEFLRRWYARESGDSSTKAALEPPIGKRPRLQKTAQALSVTRQQPKKIESRDSSTQATNINASNTNTNNNQNVTSREPPSHAGSTLELKEKSSFVLPSWCLHIAWVLVFATSIISSFFIIFYGLTYGYEKSMDWLFASFCSFCLSVFLVQTCKIILLSGFRSSSPKYCKNLSWESQFHYTEIELKSTLSPEEMGIRQEQIMDLRRSRMYQPLTEDEILIFKRKKAIKRRAFLFLCYVLTHFIFLALLLRLVALLHHTDSFYYNQFVRDRFSVDLGSVTKLEDIYRWLNSVLVPLVHNNPNAAFLPDSSSKILGLPLLRQVRARPGDKLCLPANFAQTSMGREIHCHPSYGTDPEDTRSYSGLWNQVLKRPEDKNTNGFTYKPPGKIWGYVSHGLLHTYGSGGYAFYFFPEQQPFNSTERLRELQSSEWLDENTWAVILELTTFNPDVSLFCSISVVFEASQLGVVNTSLSVHSFSLADFDRETSAEIYLYVAILIFFLAYVVDEGYIIMQERASYVRSVYNLLNFALKCIFTVLIVLFFRKHFLATGIIRFYLSHPEDFIPFHAVSQVDHAMRIILGFLLFLTILKTLRYSRIFYDVRLAQRAIQVALPGICHIALLVSVYFFVFMVIGSLVFGQHEWNYSNLIHATQTIFFYCVPAFQNTEFSNNRVLGVLLLSCFVLVMICVLINLFRAVILSTYKKMKQPVYEEPSDEAEAMTYLCRKLRAMFRFLTFQPRDEDEPEFFVNMLYGQPEKNSRRYLGLKTRNIKGKKMVYLVV, encoded by the coding sequence ATGCGGCCcagaaccctgcttctccttctcctactcttgggcctgggcctggccctgAGTCAAGGCTTCCTTCCACGGCCCACGTCTCCTGGCAGGGACCTGGCTGCCATCCCCGACTCCCGGGCGACCGCCACACCAGAGTCCGGACCCCGCCGCCCGGATGCAGCCTCGGCCCGCCGCCCCTCGCCAGCCGCCTGGACTCGCGGCCCAGCCCTCGGAGACGCGGCCGCGCTGCGCGCTTGGAGGGCCGCCCCGGGCCTCGGGGAGCCGGCCGGCAGCGCCCGCGTCCACCTGCGGCCCCGCGCGGCCCCTGGCGGCGGCGTGATCCTGGCCGGTGGCGGccgcctctgcctgccccgcGGCCCCGCGCGCCCGCTCTGTGTCCTGCTGCGCGTCCGGCTGCGCGCGCGCTTGGCCGCCGCGCCCGCGCTCGTGCACCTGCGGCTGTCTGCGCGCCGCGGCCGGCTGTCCCTGCTGTGGCGCACCGCGCTGCCCCGCGCGCCCGGGCGCCCGGAGTGGACCTTCTGGCTCGTGCCGCTGCGGCCCGCCGGCCCTCGGCGCCCCCGCCGTTCCACCTCCGACCTGCCGGCCGCCGGGCCTCGCCCCTCCGCGGGCTTCGTGGCCCAAACGCAGTGTCCCACGGATGGGCCCACGCCTGTTGTCCTGGAAGCTCTCACCTCGGATGGGCCTCAAGCCATCCAGTCTTCCGTGTCCTGCCAGGTATCCCCAGAGGCGCCGTGTGAGATCACCATGGTGAAGATCAACAGGAACAAAGATGGTGAACCCTTGGTGCTGACCAGGAAGATGGAGGCTACCCTCAGTGTATCCATTAAGCACAACTGCCCTAACACCACCTCAATTGTTCCAGAGTGGGACGTCTTTCCCGTGCGCTCCGGAAACATCCCGGACTGGAGTGCACCTTTGAAAACACGGGACACCAGACTTGGAAAATCTCCACTACATTTGCAAATCCGCCCCAAAACCTTATCTTTCGGGTCGTATGCTTTCAGATTCACACTCAACATCTTTGATGCAAAAACAAAGATACTTAAGACAAAAGGTTCAGATTTCATCTATGTCAACATCACTAGAAATGATCTATTGGCATTTATTCCCGGCAATCCCGACTTCGTAATCCAATTCACAGACAGGCTGATTCTGCAAGGAAGGGCGTCCTCTGATGCAGATTCGGAAAACCCATCCGAGGGAATGCTTTTTTCTTGGTACTGTACCACTGATCCGAAAAACTACCAGGGAGAGGAAGTCATAGTGATGAGCAACAGCGTCTGCTCCCCAAAGCAGACTGATGTGATTTGGAAGGAGGCCACTGGTCCTGTCTTCACACTTCAGCCAAAAACACTGAAAGGTGGAGGTGTGTATTTCATCAGAATGGTGATCCGCAAGGGTGATAGGAGAGCCCATGTTGATAGAAAGGTACACGTGCTCAAAGGACCAGTCCCCATAGCACACATCTCGTGTATTGAAAATTGTGATGCCGTTTTGGGTATTTCAGccagattttctttgtttctcaatTGCACAACTGGTTCAACAAGCCAGGATGTGTATAAATGGTCGATTCTGTCATCTCTAGGGGATGAGTTAAACTTTGACTGGGCAAAACACACCACAACAGGAAGGAATGGGGCTCATTTGTCTATAAAACCTTTTGCTTTGAAGGATTTTCCTGAAGCTAAGTTTTGGGCTTCTGTGCATCTAGCAACTTGGAGTGGGCATAATGTGGACTTGAAGCACCCGTTTGTTATTAACTATGTCCCTGAAACCGGAGAGTGCAGCATTAATCCACCTACAGGAGTTGCCTTTGTTACCAGGTTTGTCATCCGGTGCCATAATTTTAAGGATAAGAACATCCCACTTACGTACAAAATGGTAGTCTCTGATTTGTATGGTTTGGGTCAGATCAGTTCTGTAAAAGAGAACACCTTGGGGGCCATCCTGTATTTGGGGAATGAATCCACATCGCCCCCTTCATTTCTCCCTGTGGGTGTGTTGGCTAATCGTTATGCGATGAAGATATTTGTTCAGGTGTATGACTCTCTAGGAGCTTTTTCTCAGGCGACTTTGTATGCAACCGTACATGCCCCTACGGATAAAATCTCAGCGAAGGGCGTGCTCGATCGCTTATTCAATTTCACCATGGGACCAAATTCATCGCTATCTACTTTGCTTGACAGCCAGGAATTTCTACCTGCAGGCTATTTAATATATATAGCAGCTTCTGTTTTGAATATCATGAAACCTGAATTAAGTTTGGAAGCTGACAAAGCCAGACTCCGGGAATACCTTGTCAACCAGACTTTCATTCTTCCCAATAGCACTTTGGTGGAAATTAGCCAGGTAGTCATGAGTGTTACTAAATTAACCCAGACGACCGCTGGATTCACTCGATTGGCTCAGAAACTGGCCACAGTGAGGATATGGTTAGCAAATCGAGCCCTACAGCAGTCTCGACAGAATGATGCACACGTTCGCTCTGAAGAAGTAGAAATTGTGAGCACTGGGATATTAACAACTTTGTCTAATATCTTGAAACTGACTGTTAGCTATGAAGTGGTTGATGAGCCTTTCTACGTGTTGGAATCACTAGCAGACACAATACTGGCGGGTAAAGTGCCAGGGAACGAGACCACCGCAATGACGGCCTCCAGCCTTAACGTGTATGTCAGGAAAACTGAAAGTTGGGATGTTACTGATATCTTCATGAATGAGAAAAGCAGTCGCAATTATTTTCATCCGACGGTAAATGTGAGCAATATTCCTACTTTATCTGAAAACGCTCCAATTTCCACCATGTTTTGTGAGTTTGCAGATGATCCCTTTCCTTGGATGAATGATCAGGAAAGCTGTTCGGCAGAGGTGGTTGGATTCAGGATGACAGGAACCACACCTGACGGCGACGTGGTCGAGATCATGCCTGATGTAGCAGAAGTGTACATCGCCAGAAAAAACTTGAGCTTTGCAGCTTTTAACCTCACAGTGGGACCCGAGAGTGAGACCGAGGGAGCTGATGAGTCCTTGAAAAGGACGACAGGGAAGTTTAGGGTTGAGGTGGACAGCAGTGTAGTGAAGGAGTTGCTGGTCCACATTGTGACCGAAGTGACCGTGTTGTTCACGGTGTTGGTGTACGCTGGCAGTGAAATTACCCCCACTGCTCTGGTCGCCACCTTCCTTGTGCCCCATGACTTCCCTCCCATGACCAACCAGAGTGACCTGTTTGACTCAGCCTGTGCCGTTAGGGAGGCCCGCGTGGTTTGCCTTCCAGCGTCCCTGCTGCAAGTCATAGCTCAGCGAGGCGGCTCGCCTGAGTGCACCTTGGTCATAGCTCTGCAGGCACCTCGTTTTGTCCTGGCAGCCAATGATAAGCTCGTGAGAATCGCTCTTTTCAGCGCTCACTGCCTAGACATGTATGGGATCCAGAGCGATTGGAGAGAAGATACCTGTGTTCTCGGAGAGAGGACCACGTGGCGAAGAGTGCACTGCATCTGCCAAAGGACAAGGAGGGTCCGGCGGCAGCTGGATCTAATAAAACAAGCCAACCGGCACCTGCAAATCCACTTTTTGACGGCCAATGTGATTGTGCTCCCTAATGCTGTGGATCTAAGGTTGGAGGTCATCAAGAACGTAACCCACAACCCTGTGACGCTCGTCACTGTACTTTTCATTATGATGATGTACATAATCCTAGCTTTCTGGGCTTTGCTGATGGATGGGAGGGATCGGTATCTTCGGCTACACGTGATAATTCTACTAGATAATGATCCTTATGATAAGGTGTGTTACCTCGTGACTATTTTTACAGGAAGCCGGTGTGGGGCTGGGACCAGGGCCAATGTCTTCATGCAACTTATGGGAACGGATGGTGCCAGCGATGTGCATTGTCTGAGCCATCCGTATTTTACAACCCTCTACCGGGGAAGCATCAACACTTTTCTCCTAACCACGAAAAGGGACTTGGGGGACATCCATTCCATTCGTGTGTGGCACAACAATGAGGGCAAATCCCCCAGCTGGTATCTAAGCAGAGTCAAGGTAGAAAATCTGTTCAGCCGACACATCTGGCTGTTTTTATGCCGGGAATGGCTTTGTATTGACACCTCTTTGGACAGAACATTTCGTGTTACCGACCCAGACCAGCCTATCAACAGAAAGGACTATTTCCTGATAGAATCAGCTTACAGGATGGGGAGAGATCACACGTGGTTCTCTATTTTCTCCAACAATAGTTCTAAGACATTCAGCAGTCTGCAGAGACTGTCCTGCTGTTTGGCAATGCTGATGGCCTCCCTTCTGTGTAATATTATGTTCTTTAATCTCGACAGAGGAGAAAATTTGGATTCAGGAGACGGGAGCTACATCAGGTCAATGATGATAGGACTGGAAAGTGTGTTAATTACGCTGCCTCTGCAAATAttgatcatttttctcttcacCTACTCCCAGAGGGAACCTCGTGTGACTCTAGAAAAGGTATCTTTCCAAAAGGCTTCTCCCATGGAGCTAGAGAATTTATACTGGGAGGAATTTCTGAGAAGATGGTATGCCCGTGAGTCTGGGGACTCATCCACCAAGGCGGCTTTGGAGCCTCCAATTGGGAAAAGGCCTAGACTTCAAAAGACTGCCCAGGCGCTGTCTGTGACACGGCAGCAGCCTAAGAAGATAGAGAGCAGGGACTCAAGCACCCAGGCAACAAACATTAATGCCAGTAACACAAACACAAATAACAATCAAAATGTTACTTCCAGAGAGCCGCCATCCCATGCGGGTTCCACTCTGGAACTCAAGGAGAAGAGCAGTTTCGTTCTGCCTTCCTGGTGCCTTCATATAGCGTGGGTGCTGGTTTTCGCCACGTCCATTATATCTTCGTTCTTCATCATATTTTATGGGCTGACCTATGGCTATGAAAAGTCAATGGACTGGCTCTTTGCATCGTTTTgttcattctgtctgtctgtttttctGGTGCAAACGTGTAAAATTATACTTCTGTCGGGCTTCAGATCAAGTTCGCCCAAGTATTGTAAAAATCTTTCATGGGAAAGCCAGTTCCACTACACTGAGATCGAGTTAAAGAGCACACTGAGCCCAGAAGAAATGGGAATCCGACAAGAGCAGATCATGGACCTCCGAAGATCGAGGATGTACCAGCCCCTCACCGAAGACGAAATCCTAATATTCAAGAGGAAGAAGGCAATTAAGAGAAGGGCTTTCCTGTTCCTGTGTTACGTTCTGACTCACTTCATCTTTCTAGCCCTCCTGTTGAGGCTCGTCGCCCTCCTGCATCACACGGACAGCTTTTACTATAACCAGTTTGTTCGCGATCGGTTCTCTGTGGATCTCGGCTCGGTGACCAAGCTGGAGGACATCTACAGGTGGCTGAACAGCGTTTTGGTGCCCCTGGTCCACAACAACCCGAATGCAGCCTTTCTGCCCGACAGCTCCTCTAAAATCCTGGGGCTTCCACTGCTGAGGCAGGTGAGGGCAAGACCTGGCGATAAACTCTGCCTGCCTGCCAACTTTGCCCAAACCAGCATGGGAAGAGAAATCCATTGTCATCCCAGCTATGGCACTGACCCGGAAGACACCAGAAGCTACTCTGGCCTTTGGAACCAAGTTCTCAAGAGGCCTGAGGATAAGAATACCAATGGGTTTACTTACAAGCCTCCAGGGAAGATCTGGGGGTATGTCTCCCATGGACTCTTACACACCTATGGGTCGGGAGGCTATGCGTTCTATTTTTTCCCAGAGCAGCAGCCTTTTAATTCCACCGAGAGGCTCAGGGAACTCCAGAGCAGCGAGTGGCTTGATGAGAACACGTGGGCCGTGATTCTGGAGCTGACCACCTTCAACCCAGACGTCAGTCTGTTCTGTAGCATTTCTGTCGTTTTTGAGGCGTCTCAGTTAGGAGTTGTGAACACGAGCCTATCCGTGCACTCCTTCTCGCTTGCTGATTTCGACAGGGAGACTTCGGCAGAAATCTACTTGTATGTGgccattctcattttctttttagcctATGTGGTCGATGAGGGTTATATCATCATGCAAGAAAGGGCCTCGTACGTGAGAAGTGTGTACAATCTGCTCAACTTTGCTCTAAAATGCATATTTACTGTGCTGATTGTGCTCTTCTTTAGGAAGCACTTCTTGGCCACTGGCATAATTCGCTTTTACTTGTCGCACCCTGAGGATTTCATTCCGTTTCATGCGGTTTCTCAAGTAGATCACGCCATGAGGATCATTTTGGGTTTCCTGTTATTTCTGACCATTTTGAAGACCCTCAGGTATTCCAGAATCTTCTATGACGTGCGCCTGGCTCAGAGGGCCATTCAAGTGGCCCTTCCCGGCATCTGCCACATTGCCCTGCTGGTATCCGtgtatttctttgtgttcatGGTCATCGGCTCCCTGGTGTTTGGTCAACACGAGTGGAACTACAGTAACCTGATTCATGCTACGCAGACGATATTCTTCTATTGTGTTCCAGCCTTTCAGAACACCGAGTTCTCCAACAACAGGGTTCTGGGGGTCTTGTTACTCTCTTGTTTTGTGTTGGTTATGATCTGTGTATTGATCAACTTATTTCGGGCAGTGATTTTGTCTACCTATAAGAAAATGAAGCAGCCCGTGTATGAGGAACCATCAGACGAAGCGGAAGCAATGACCTATCTGTGTCGCAAGCTAAGAGCAATGTTTAGGTTTCTGACCTTCCAACCCAGGGACGAAGATGAACCAGAGTTCTTTGTCAACATGCTGTATGGGCAGCCAGAGAAGAACAGCCGGCGGTATCTGGGGCTGAAGACCAGAAAcatcaaagggaagaaaatggtttACCTTGTTGTGTGA